One window of Methanofollis sp. genomic DNA carries:
- the rd gene encoding rubredoxin, whose product MDQYQCMVCGYIYDPEKGDPDGGIAPGTFFDNLPEDWVCPVCGAQKSNFVRMDE is encoded by the coding sequence ATGGATCAGTATCAGTGCATGGTCTGCGGGTATATCTATGACCCGGAAAAGGGAGATCCCGATGGTGGGATTGCTCCCGGAACATTCTTTGACAACCTCCCCGAAGACTGGGTCTGCCCGGTCTGCGGTGCACAGAAGAGCAACTTTGTCCGGATGGACGAGTGA